A genomic window from Pyxidicoccus trucidator includes:
- a CDS encoding metal-dependent hydrolase: protein MNPIVHAELAWLAAQGLRERRDRILVVCAGLAPDLDGLTLLAGEDWYGRYHHVLFHGYVGALITTAVCAALARQRAWVAGLSLFAFHLHILCDLAGSGPGWPIHYWWPTSMREWFWNGQWNLASWQNSIIGLAVTLACLACALRFRRTFVEVFSARWDVEVTRTLRRRFLGETDAPGSTPPAS from the coding sequence ATGAATCCCATCGTCCATGCCGAGCTCGCGTGGCTTGCCGCCCAGGGGCTGCGCGAGCGCAGGGACCGCATCCTCGTCGTCTGCGCCGGGCTGGCCCCGGACCTGGACGGGCTCACCCTGCTCGCGGGCGAGGATTGGTACGGGCGCTATCACCACGTCCTCTTCCACGGCTACGTGGGTGCGCTCATCACCACGGCGGTCTGCGCGGCGCTGGCGCGGCAACGTGCGTGGGTGGCGGGCCTGTCGCTGTTCGCGTTCCACCTCCACATCCTCTGCGACCTCGCGGGCAGCGGCCCCGGGTGGCCCATCCACTACTGGTGGCCCACCAGCATGCGGGAGTGGTTCTGGAACGGGCAGTGGAACCTCGCCTCGTGGCAGAACAGCATCATCGGCCTGGCCGTCACGCTGGCGTGCCTCGCCTGTGCCCTGCGCTTCCGGCGCACCTTCGTGGAGGTGTTCTCCGCCCGCTGGGACGTGGAGGTCACCCGCACGCTGCGGCGCCGGTTCCTCGGAGAGACGGACGCGCCGGGCTCCACGCCTCCCGCGAGCTGA
- a CDS encoding MarR family winged helix-turn-helix transcriptional regulator, with amino-acid sequence MATKPIGCSPFPSEPRYERLQLLAARFPQLDPSAIDTCIRLLHLGHGLTGAYDAHLSRHGLSMGRFIVLIRLLTTEEVEKGRGLTPAELAESSSVSRATMTGLLDTLEKDDFISRQDHPEDRRMYTVHLTPKARELLDGMLPDHYRRIAGLMAPLSEAERTTLRELLNKVASGIPALRDP; translated from the coding sequence GTGGCTACGAAACCCATAGGTTGTTCTCCGTTCCCTTCGGAGCCGCGCTACGAGCGCCTTCAGCTGCTGGCCGCACGCTTCCCGCAGCTGGACCCGAGCGCCATCGACACGTGCATCCGCCTGCTGCACCTGGGGCATGGGCTGACGGGCGCGTATGACGCGCACCTCTCGCGCCACGGGCTGTCCATGGGGCGCTTCATCGTCCTCATCCGCCTCTTGACCACCGAGGAGGTGGAGAAGGGCCGGGGACTCACACCGGCGGAGTTGGCGGAGAGCTCGTCGGTCAGCCGGGCGACCATGACGGGGCTGCTCGACACGCTGGAGAAGGACGACTTCATCTCCCGCCAGGACCACCCCGAGGACCGCCGGATGTACACCGTGCACCTCACCCCCAAGGCCCGCGAGCTGCTCGACGGCATGCTGCCGGACCACTACCGCCGCATCGCCGGGCTCATGGCCCCGCTGAGTGAAGCCGAGCGCACCACCCTGCGCGAGCTGCTGAACAAGGTCGCCTCCGGCATCCCCGCGCTCCGCGACCCCTGA
- a CDS encoding HlyD family secretion protein: protein MSIQIAKLDKDLPRTDADDPGASAPASSVTKPAAPRSKAKRVLPALLAVALVGGGARWALAHGHESTDDAQVEGRIANVSPRISGQVAKVLVADNQVVKAGDVLVELDPADLNAKLEVARADVLSAEAQAASAQAQLALTEANAGANLRQARGGVVQASSGISSSRAALEQARGDVQSAEARFKLAESDLSRVKTLKVEGAVTQADLDARQAGYDQAKAALDVARARLTSTEAGVQGSSGGLEAAQGKLAAAETVAVQVQAAQAAVRLADAKLKQTQAALKLAELAVSYTQVRAPVAGVVSRRTVEVGQVVGPERPLMALVPQDDLWVVANFKEDQVGEMKPGQLVDVSVDAFGGREFKGHVDSLAGASGARFALLPPDNASGNFVKVVQRIPVLIRFDGEAKGALLRPGMSAEVTVDTRSR, encoded by the coding sequence ATGAGCATCCAGATCGCGAAACTCGACAAAGACCTTCCCCGTACCGACGCGGATGACCCGGGCGCCAGCGCCCCTGCCTCCTCCGTGACGAAGCCGGCCGCGCCCCGCTCCAAGGCGAAGCGCGTGCTGCCGGCGCTGCTGGCCGTGGCGCTGGTGGGCGGCGGCGCGCGCTGGGCACTGGCGCATGGCCACGAGTCCACCGACGACGCCCAGGTGGAGGGCCGCATCGCCAACGTGTCGCCGCGCATCTCCGGGCAGGTGGCGAAGGTGCTGGTGGCGGACAACCAGGTGGTGAAGGCCGGCGACGTGCTGGTGGAGCTGGACCCCGCGGACCTGAACGCGAAGCTGGAGGTGGCGCGCGCGGACGTGCTCAGCGCGGAGGCACAGGCGGCCAGCGCCCAGGCGCAGCTCGCGCTCACCGAGGCGAATGCCGGCGCCAACCTGCGTCAGGCGCGCGGCGGCGTGGTGCAGGCGTCCAGCGGCATCAGCTCGTCGCGGGCGGCGCTGGAGCAGGCGCGCGGTGACGTGCAGTCCGCCGAGGCCCGCTTCAAGCTGGCGGAGTCGGACCTGTCCCGGGTGAAGACGTTGAAGGTGGAGGGGGCCGTCACCCAGGCGGACCTGGACGCGCGGCAGGCCGGGTATGACCAGGCGAAGGCCGCGCTGGACGTGGCGCGCGCGCGGCTGACGTCCACCGAGGCCGGGGTGCAGGGCTCGTCCGGCGGCCTGGAGGCGGCGCAGGGCAAGCTGGCGGCGGCGGAGACGGTGGCGGTGCAGGTGCAGGCGGCGCAGGCGGCGGTGAGGCTGGCCGACGCGAAGCTGAAGCAGACCCAGGCGGCGCTGAAGCTGGCGGAGCTGGCCGTGTCCTATACGCAGGTGCGCGCGCCGGTGGCCGGCGTGGTGAGCCGCCGCACGGTGGAGGTGGGGCAGGTGGTGGGCCCCGAGCGTCCGCTGATGGCGCTGGTGCCGCAGGACGACCTCTGGGTGGTGGCCAACTTCAAGGAGGACCAGGTCGGGGAGATGAAGCCCGGTCAGTTGGTGGACGTGTCGGTGGACGCCTTCGGGGGCCGCGAGTTCAAGGGCCATGTGGACAGCCTCGCCGGCGCCAGCGGCGCGCGCTTCGCGCTGCTGCCTCCGGACAACGCGTCGGGCAACTTCGTCAAGGTGGTGCAGCGCATCCCCGTCCTCATCCGCTTCGACGGTGAGGCGAAGGGCGCGCTGCTCCGTCCCGGCATGAGCGCCGAAGTCACCGTGGATACCCGGAGCCGCTAG
- a CDS encoding DHA2 family efflux MFS transporter permease subunit yields MQSDTLRGSKSGITIAAMAAALMSVLDISIVNVALSDIRASFGTPLDQIAWVSTGYMMANVVVIPMTGWLQRRFGYRRYFTASILMFTAASVLCGLAWNLPSLVVFRILQGIGGGAIIPTSQAILFARYPREEHGMAGALFGLGAVTGPLLGPTVGGLLIDAASWHWIFLINLPVGLFAAYMAWRHIDQPAFAPTKDRVDRYGIALLAVGMAALQFVLEEGNRKDWFDSLEITLLAVVAGVALITFVVHELETPQPVVDLRVFANRSYAAATGINLIVGTALFAGSFLFSLYCGTVMRYSALDIGLIFLKGSAIQLLLMPLIGRFGGKLDGRMLVGTGIIGMCLSLWVNGHLSSTADEAALILPVFIRACSLGMIFVPLSVMALSNLRPDQRGNAAGLYNLTRELGGSIGTAWMSSALSRSTKVNVTALTSHVDPYSQVTQEQLAALKGAVGARVADPLSAAYSILSQRINGQALVRAFNANFTVLTAVFALSLVLVFMLKKPAAGVKVEGAH; encoded by the coding sequence GTGCAGAGCGACACCCTCAGGGGCTCCAAGTCCGGCATCACCATCGCCGCCATGGCCGCGGCGCTGATGTCCGTGCTGGACATCTCCATCGTCAACGTGGCGCTCAGCGACATCCGCGCCAGCTTCGGCACGCCGCTGGACCAGATTGCGTGGGTGTCCACCGGCTACATGATGGCGAACGTGGTGGTCATCCCGATGACGGGGTGGCTGCAGCGGCGCTTCGGCTACCGGCGCTACTTCACCGCCTCCATCCTGATGTTCACCGCGGCCAGCGTGCTGTGCGGCCTGGCGTGGAACCTGCCGTCGCTGGTGGTCTTCCGCATCCTCCAGGGCATCGGCGGTGGCGCCATCATCCCCACCTCGCAGGCCATCCTCTTCGCCCGCTACCCGCGCGAGGAGCACGGCATGGCGGGCGCCCTCTTCGGCCTGGGCGCGGTGACGGGGCCACTGCTGGGCCCCACGGTGGGCGGCCTGCTCATCGACGCGGCGAGCTGGCACTGGATATTCCTCATCAACCTGCCGGTGGGCCTGTTCGCCGCGTACATGGCGTGGCGCCACATCGACCAGCCGGCCTTCGCGCCCACGAAGGACAGGGTGGACCGGTATGGCATCGCCCTGCTGGCGGTGGGCATGGCGGCGCTCCAGTTCGTGCTGGAGGAGGGCAACCGCAAGGACTGGTTCGACAGCCTGGAAATCACCCTGCTCGCGGTGGTGGCGGGCGTGGCGCTCATCACCTTCGTCGTCCACGAGCTGGAGACACCCCAGCCCGTGGTGGACCTGCGGGTGTTCGCCAACCGCTCCTACGCGGCGGCCACGGGCATCAACCTCATCGTCGGCACGGCGCTGTTCGCGGGCTCGTTCCTCTTCAGCCTCTACTGCGGCACGGTGATGCGCTACTCGGCGCTCGACATCGGCCTCATCTTCCTCAAGGGCAGCGCCATCCAGCTCCTGCTGATGCCGCTCATCGGACGGTTCGGCGGGAAGCTGGACGGACGGATGCTGGTGGGGACGGGCATCATCGGCATGTGCCTGTCGCTCTGGGTGAACGGCCACCTGTCCAGCACGGCGGACGAGGCGGCGCTCATCCTCCCCGTCTTCATCCGCGCCTGCTCGCTAGGGATGATTTTCGTGCCGCTGTCGGTGATGGCGCTGAGCAACCTGCGGCCGGACCAGCGTGGCAACGCGGCGGGCCTCTACAACCTGACGCGCGAGCTGGGAGGCTCCATCGGCACCGCGTGGATGAGCAGCGCGCTCAGCCGGTCGACGAAGGTGAACGTCACCGCGCTCACGTCGCACGTGGACCCGTACAGCCAGGTGACGCAGGAGCAGCTGGCCGCGCTCAAGGGCGCCGTGGGCGCGCGTGTGGCGGACCCGCTGTCCGCCGCCTACAGCATCCTCAGTCAGCGCATCAACGGTCAGGCGCTGGTGCGCGCGTTCAACGCCAACTTCACGGTGCTGACCGCCGTCTTCGCCCTGTCACTGGTGCTGGTCTTCATGCTGAAGAAACCCGCGGCCGGCGTGAAGGTGGAAGGCGCGCACTGA
- a CDS encoding tetratricopeptide repeat protein, with protein MTSLSIRDAWLSLLIVPVLAWAQVAPQEPPQPPSAALTPSVAAPAALSANGKEGIRLAQESCPSDGFDRAGCEKAVRLLQEAARTDPDNTDVQLALAQAYWNTSFRESPQARSRGELKQRALGIYQRLVDRGAKDARPYWELSLRQKNETERLPLLQRTVELNPKHPQANKDLARTELSLGKVDQAVRSYQRHMDVSPYRESQDAMDHLGFAKQLEGAGRPEAAAEVTDRVSKLVQGERRETRCEIWRSADAKLYQGKSEMAQRVRSLLPYCTKTEELERATDLERAGRVDEAIDAAKRQVEENPRPEGSYVLLERLYQRKGQPAKAAEVAGRQLEQEQDATARCERFRSLAPATVRAMQKDRVEKLRRECKQPE; from the coding sequence ATGACTTCACTGTCGATTCGAGACGCATGGCTTTCGCTGCTCATCGTCCCCGTGCTGGCCTGGGCCCAGGTCGCGCCCCAGGAGCCTCCGCAGCCGCCATCGGCCGCGCTCACGCCGTCGGTGGCCGCGCCCGCCGCGCTGTCGGCCAACGGGAAGGAGGGCATCCGACTCGCGCAGGAGAGCTGCCCGTCGGACGGCTTCGACCGCGCGGGCTGCGAGAAGGCCGTGCGCCTGCTCCAGGAAGCGGCGCGCACGGACCCGGACAACACGGACGTGCAGCTCGCGCTGGCGCAGGCGTACTGGAACACGTCCTTCCGCGAGTCGCCCCAGGCCCGCTCGCGGGGGGAGCTGAAGCAGCGCGCGCTCGGCATCTACCAGCGACTGGTGGACCGCGGCGCGAAGGACGCGCGGCCGTACTGGGAGCTGAGCCTGCGGCAGAAGAACGAGACGGAGCGGCTGCCGTTGCTCCAGCGCACGGTGGAGCTGAACCCGAAGCACCCGCAGGCGAACAAGGACCTGGCGCGGACGGAGCTGTCGCTGGGGAAGGTGGACCAGGCGGTGCGCAGCTACCAGCGGCACATGGACGTGAGCCCTTACCGGGAATCGCAGGATGCGATGGACCACCTGGGCTTCGCGAAGCAGCTGGAGGGAGCGGGCCGGCCCGAGGCGGCGGCGGAGGTGACGGACCGGGTGTCGAAGCTCGTGCAGGGAGAGCGCCGCGAGACGCGCTGCGAAATCTGGCGCTCGGCGGACGCGAAGCTGTACCAGGGCAAGAGCGAGATGGCGCAGCGGGTGCGCTCGCTGCTGCCGTACTGCACGAAGACGGAGGAGCTGGAGCGCGCGACAGACCTGGAGCGCGCGGGCCGGGTGGACGAGGCGATTGACGCGGCGAAGCGGCAGGTGGAGGAGAACCCGAGGCCCGAGGGCTCGTACGTGCTGCTGGAGCGGCTCTACCAGCGCAAGGGCCAGCCAGCGAAGGCGGCGGAGGTGGCCGGCCGTCAACTGGAGCAGGAGCAGGACGCCACCGCGCGGTGCGAGCGCTTCCGCTCGCTGGCGCCGGCGACGGTGCGCGCCATGCAGAAAGACCGCGTGGAGAAGCTGCGCCGCGAGTGCAAGCAACCCGAGTGA
- a CDS encoding VOC family protein, with product MATQIFVNLPVESLGRSVEFFKQLGYTFNAQFTDQNATCMVISESIYVMLLVKDYFKTFINKEVADTSKVTGAIIALSAESRAAVDTLVDTALKAGGKATKPPTDHGFMYQRSFQDLDGHQWEILWMDPKNVQ from the coding sequence ATGGCGACCCAGATCTTCGTCAACCTTCCCGTTGAGTCTCTCGGCCGGTCCGTCGAGTTCTTCAAGCAGCTCGGCTACACGTTCAACGCCCAGTTCACCGACCAGAACGCCACCTGCATGGTCATCAGCGAGAGCATCTACGTGATGCTGCTGGTGAAGGACTACTTCAAGACCTTCATCAACAAGGAGGTGGCGGACACCTCCAAGGTCACCGGGGCCATCATCGCCCTCAGCGCGGAGAGCCGGGCCGCCGTCGACACGCTCGTGGACACGGCCCTGAAGGCCGGGGGCAAGGCGACGAAGCCGCCCACGGACCACGGCTTCATGTACCAGCGGAGCTTCCAGGACCTCGACGGCCACCAGTGGGAAATCCTCTGGATGGACCCGAAGAACGTCCAGTAG
- a CDS encoding heparin lyase I family protein, translating into MPYLLRLVALVSLLPMLASADVAWKGDFETGNISQWTRSQAVANSRLQIVSDVVREGRYALKATVRQGDDPIGASGNRNELLYISQEKTGSTWFYKWSTMFPKSYPTSDTWQVFAQWHQEGCCGSPPLEFFVRGEEMNLRVGGADGEILWQSPLDRGAWHDFILEVKWSSNKKVGYVQLWHNGKVAVPKTFGATQYGSEFNYLKLGLYRDDAIRPEAFVYHDGFTMASKLEDVLPPAPAPAPTPVPPVVTLPEPLPTPELPSTPETPVVEEPESPVAEPPVVSTRPELGVMPGDDLPGTSSPGDAPGSAPQGCGASATGTSGAPFIAAGLLALGAMLGRRRKQAHAQAVARSQRR; encoded by the coding sequence TTGCCGTATCTCCTTCGCCTCGTCGCCCTGGTGTCCCTCCTCCCCATGCTCGCGTCCGCTGACGTGGCGTGGAAGGGCGACTTCGAGACGGGAAACATTTCGCAGTGGACGCGCTCCCAGGCCGTCGCCAACAGCCGGCTCCAGATTGTGTCGGACGTCGTGCGTGAAGGTCGCTATGCGCTGAAGGCCACCGTGCGCCAGGGGGATGACCCCATCGGCGCGAGTGGCAACCGCAACGAGCTGCTCTACATCAGCCAGGAGAAGACGGGCTCCACGTGGTTCTACAAGTGGAGCACGATGTTCCCGAAGAGCTACCCCACCTCCGACACGTGGCAGGTCTTCGCCCAGTGGCACCAGGAGGGCTGCTGCGGCTCCCCGCCGCTCGAGTTCTTCGTGCGCGGCGAGGAGATGAACCTGCGCGTGGGCGGCGCGGACGGAGAGATTCTGTGGCAGTCGCCGCTCGACCGCGGCGCGTGGCACGACTTCATCCTGGAGGTGAAGTGGTCGTCCAACAAGAAGGTCGGCTACGTGCAGCTCTGGCACAACGGCAAGGTCGCCGTGCCCAAGACCTTCGGCGCCACGCAGTACGGCAGCGAGTTCAACTACCTCAAGCTCGGCCTGTACCGTGACGACGCCATCCGTCCCGAGGCGTTCGTGTACCACGACGGCTTCACCATGGCCTCGAAGCTGGAGGACGTGCTGCCGCCCGCGCCCGCGCCCGCGCCCACGCCCGTTCCTCCGGTGGTGACGCTGCCCGAGCCCCTTCCCACGCCGGAGCTCCCTTCCACGCCCGAGACGCCGGTGGTGGAGGAGCCCGAGTCCCCCGTGGCGGAGCCTCCGGTGGTGAGCACGCGGCCCGAGCTGGGCGTCATGCCCGGCGATGACCTGCCCGGCACCAGCTCACCCGGAGATGCCCCGGGAAGCGCGCCCCAGGGCTGCGGTGCCTCGGCCACCGGCACCAGCGGCGCGCCCTTCATCGCCGCGGGGCTGCTCGCCCTGGGCGCCATGCTCGGCCGGCGGCGGAAGCAGGCCCACGCCCAGGCGGTCGCCCGCTCCCAGCGGCGCTAG